In Solanum pennellii chromosome 7, SPENNV200, the following are encoded in one genomic region:
- the LOC107026205 gene encoding GATA zinc finger domain-containing protein 15-like: MGHFIKQVVCILFLVISTPFVQIEARNSKFMIIPTSPSPAPTPISNEISFPPFSSLSPTPVPAPAPAPTPDFNDFGFPPLSFLSPTPSPTPSPIEGDQDPGLPTPAGAPEEGDIEAPAPLLGDTPYGLYGPHSQEVPSTTLTNFDDVEKELQGARFNTDESYNNNNNNNNNGYSDNYNYDSHSENYNNNNGYSQNYYNNNNNNDFSETYNNNNNDAFSENHNNNVNHNNNNNNNDFSETYNNNNNDAFSENHNNNVNHNNNDAFSENYNNNNDGFLENYNNLNHNNNDFSEKYNHNNNDFSENYNNNNVFSKNYNNNNNDFSEKYNNNNNDFSEKYNNKGYSKNYNNNDNSYSKNYNNNNDFSENYNNNNNNGFSENYNNNDFSGNYNTNNNNNVFSENYNNRYSNSYNNNNNKKNNNNNKNNNNNNRYSENMSERQGLSDTRFLNNGKYYYDIKNDNPNNNNDHASSYNNNANMVETQGFGDTRYSDNGNYFYGKNGEKMTMEEFKRQQDYPGTEDQYELP, encoded by the coding sequence ATGGGGCATTTCATCAAGCAAGTGGTGTGCATTTTGTTCTTGGTGATTTCAACTCCATTTGTGCAAATTGAAGCTAGAAATAGCAAGTTTATGATCATTCCTACATCTCCTTCACCTGCTCCTACTCCGATTTCTAATGAAATTAGTTTCCCTCCTTTTTCATCGTTAAGTCCAACACCAGTACCAGCACCAGCACCAGCACCAACACCGGACTTTAATGATTTTGGATTTCCTCCTTTGTCGTTTTTAAGTCCAACACCATCACCAACACCATCACCGATAGAGGGTGATCAAGATCCTGGTTTGCCAACACCGGCGGGGGCACCGGAGGAAGGTGACATTGAAGCACCAGCACCACTTTTGGGTGACACTCCTTATGGACTTTATGGTCCTCATTCTCAGGAAGTTCCTTCTACTACTCTCACAAATTTTGATGATGTAGAAAAGGAATTACAAGGTGCCCGTTTCAACACGGACGAGTCctacaataacaataacaacaacaataacaatggATACTCTGATAATTACAACTACGATAGCCACTCGGAgaattacaacaacaacaatggcTATTCCCAGAattactacaacaacaacaacaacaatgattTCTCGGAGacttacaacaacaacaacaatgatgCTTTCTCAGAGAATCACAACAACAACGTCAaccacaataacaacaacaacaacaatgattTCTCCGAGacttacaacaacaacaacaatgatgCTTTCTCAGAGAATCACAACAACAACGTCAACCACAACAACAATGATGCTTTCTCAGAgaattacaacaacaacaatgatgGTTTTTTGGAGAATTACAACAACCTCAACCACAACAACAATGATTTCTCCGAGAAatacaaccacaacaacaatgATTTCTCCGaaaattacaacaacaacaatgttTTCTCCAAgaattacaacaacaacaacaatgattTCTCCgaaaaatacaacaacaacaacaatgattTCTCAGAGAAATACAACAACAAAGGCTACTCTAAGAattacaacaacaacgacaatagCTACTCCAAgaattacaacaacaacaatgattTCTCCGAgaattacaacaacaacaacaacaatggtTTCTCTGAGAATTACAACAACAATGACTTCTCCGGGAATTACAAcactaacaacaacaacaatgttTTCTCTGAGAATTACAACAACCGTTACTCCAATagttacaacaacaacaacaacaagaagaacaacaacaacaacaagaacaacaacaacaacaacagataCTCTGAGAATATGTCAGAGAGGCAAGGATTAAGCGACACAAGATTCTTGAACAATGGCAAGTACTACTATGACATCAAGAATGACAAtcccaacaacaacaatgatcATGCTAGCAGCTACAATAACAATGCAAATAtggtggaaactcaaggattcGGTGACACGCGATATTCAGACAATGGCAACTACTTTTATGGTAAAAATGGTGAGAAAATGACCATGGAAGAGTTCAAAAGACAACAGGACTATCCAGGCACTGAGGATCAGTATGAACTTCCTTGA
- the LOC107025887 gene encoding 26S proteasome non-ATPase regulatory subunit 2 homolog A — protein sequence MSKTPDPNSTDASGSKSTKEEATIKVPSKDPKKKDDKKDEDLSEEDLALKQQLELYVERAQDADPGLQKVALESMRQEIRTSTSSMTSVPKPLKFLRPHYGTLKGFYEKMPDSDLKKLMADILSVLALTMSAEGERESLKYRLVGSQGEIGSWGHEYVRNLAGEISQEYVKRQSEEASIDDLMELVQQIVAFHMKHNAEPEAVDLLMEVEDLDLLVEHVDNTNYKRTCSYLTSSAKYLPGPDDMLVLDIAYTIYMKFEEYPSALVTALYLDNTQYVKQVFTSCDDLLRKKQFCYILARHGQTFELDEEMCAEDEEREGLQEIINNTKLSEGYLTLARDIEVMEAKTPDDIYKPHLLDGRASAGASVDSARQNLASTFVNAFVNAGFGQDKLMTVPSEASSGGASTSWLFKNKEHGKASAAASLGMILLWDVDSGLAQIDKYFHSTDTHVIAGALLGVGIVNCGIKNECDPALALLAEYIDKEDPSIRIGAIMGLGLAYAGSQNEQIRSKLTPILGDSKASLDVLAFTAISLGLVYVGSCNEEIAQAIIFALMERSESELGEPFARLLPLGLGLLYLGKQESVEATAEVSKTFNEKIRKHCDMTLLSCAYAGTGNVLKVQHFLGQCAQHFEKGETFQGPAVLGIAMVAMAEELGLEMAIRSLEHLLQYGEQNIRRAVPLALALLCISNPKVNVMDTLSRLSHDSDSEVAMAAIISLGLIGAGTNNARIAGMLRNLSSYYYKEANLLFCVRIAQGLVHLGKGLLTLSPYHSEHFLLSPTALAGLVTLLHACLDMKAIILGKYHYILYFLTLAMQPRMLLTVDENLKPLSVPVRVGQAVDVVGQAGRPKTITGFQTHSTPVLLAAGDRAELATEKYIPLSPILEGFVILKENPDYRDDQ from the exons ATGTCGAAGACTCCGGATCCAAACAGTACAGATGCTAGCGGCAGCAAGTCTACAAAAGAAGAGGCAACAATTAAGGTTCCTTCTAAGGACCCAAAGAAGAAGGATGATAAGAAGGATGAAGATCTC TCGGAGGAGGATTTGGCGTTGAAGCAGCAACTGGAACTGTATGTGGAGAGGGCTCAAGATGCTGATCCAGGACTACAAAAGGTTGCACTTGAGAGTATGAG ACAGGAAATTCGTACATCAACAAGCTCGATGACATCAGTTCCAAAACCATTGAAGTTCTTGCGTCCCCACTATGGAACACTGAAGGGATTTTATGAAAAGATGCCAGACTCAGATTTGAAG AAACTTATGGCAGATATACTTTCTGTTTTGGCTCTGACAATGTCTGCTGAAGGTGAAAGG GAGAGCTTGAAGTATAGACTGGTGGGCTCTCAAGGTGAAATTGGTTCCTGGGGACATGAATACGTTAG GAACTTAGCTGGAGAAATTTCACAAGAGTATGTAAAACGACAG AGTGAAGAAGCCTCAATTGATGATCTAATGGAGCTTGTGCAACAAATTGTTGCTTTTCACATGAAG CATAATGCTGAGCCCGAGGCTGTTGATCTTTTAATGGAG GTTGAAGATCTTGATCTCTTAGTTGAGCACGTTGATAATACAAATTACAAAAGGACATGCTCCTATCTCACCAGTTCAGCAAA ATACCTTCCTGGACCTGACGACATGTTGGTTCTTGATATTGCATATACCATCTATATGAAATTTGAGGAGTATCCGAGTGCACTTGTGACTGCACTATACCTGGATAACACACAG TATGTAAAGCAAGTTTTTACATCGTGTGATGATCTTCTGCGGAAGAAGCAGTTCTGTTACATTCTTGCTCGCCAT GGTCAGACATTTGAGCTTGATGAAGAGATGTGTGCAGAAGATGAAGAAAGAGAAGGACTACAGGAGATAATTAACAACACTAAATTAAGTGAAGGCTATCTTACACTTGCTCGTGATATTGAGGTTATGGAAGCAAAAACCCCTGATGACATATACAAG CCACATTTGCTTGATGGCCGGGCTAGTGCAGGGGCAAGTGTAGATTCTGCAAGACAAAATTTGGCCTCTACATTTGTAAATGCCTTTGTCAATGCTGGCTTTGGTCAG GATAAGTTGATGACAGTACCGTCAGAGGCGTCAAGTGGTGGTGCCTCAACAAGCTggcttttcaaaaataaagaacaTGGAAAAGCTAGCGCTGCAGCTAGTCTG GGTATGATCCTGCTTTGGGATGTTGATTCTGGTCTTGCACAAATTGACAAGTATTTTCATAGTACTGATACCCACGTCATTGCTGGTGCACTATTGGGAGTTGGGATTGTGAACTGTGGTATCAAGAACGAATGTGACCCT GCATTGGCACTTCTAGCTGAATATATAGACAAAGAGGACCCTTCAATTAGAATCGGTGCTATAATGGGCCTTGGTCTTGCTTATGCTGGTTCTCAGAATGAGCAG ATCCGTAGTAAATTGACACCAATACTTGGAGATAGCAAGGCGTCCCTTGATGTGCTTGCCTTTACTGCTATATCATTGGGATTGGTATATGTGGGTTCATGCAACGAAGAGATTGCTCAGGCAATCATATTTGCATTGATGGAACGAAGTGAGTCAGAATTGGGAGAGCCCTTTGCCCGTCTGTTGCCTCTTGGTCTTGGTCTCCTGTATCTTGGAAAACAG GAAAGTGTTGAGGCTACAGCCGAGGTCTCGAAGACCTTCAATGAAAAGATTAGAAAGCATTGCGATATGACCCTGCTTTCTTGTGCCTATGCTGGAACAGGCAATGTGCTCAAG GTCCAACATTTTCTTGGTCAATGTGCCCAACATTTTGAGAAGGGTGAAACCTTCCAGGGACCGGCCGTCCTGGGTATTGCGATGGTGGCAATGGCTGAAGAACTTGGACTCGAAATGGCAATACGTTCACTAGAACATCTTTTGCAGTATGGAGAGCAAAATATCAGAAGAGCAGTTCCTTTGGCTCTTGCCCTTCTCTGCATTTCAAACCCAAAA GTCAATGTGATGGACACTCTGAGCAGGCTCAGTCATGATTCAGACTCCGAAGTAGCTATG GCTGCTATCATTTCTTTGGGATTGATAGGTGCAGGGACAAACAATGCCAGAATAGCTGGCATGCTGCGTAATCTGTCCAGTTACTACTACAAAGAAGCCAACCTTCTGTTCTGT GTGCGGATCGCCCAGGGTCTTGTTCACTTGGGAAAGGGATTGTTAACTCTCTCACCATATCATTCTGAACACTTTCTGTTATCTCC GACTGCATTGGCTGGACTGGTTACTCTGCTGCATGCATGTCTTGATATGAAGGCCATTATCTTGGGGAAATATCACTATATTCTTTATTTCCTAACCTTAGCTATGCAG CCAAGAATGCTGCTTACTGTGGATGAAAATTTGAAACCCTTGTCAGTTCCTGTCCGTGTTGGCCAAGCTGTTGATGTTGTAGGTCAGGCAGGTCGACCCAAGACCATTACTGGTTTCCAGACCCATTCTACCCCGGTTCTACTTGCTGCCGGCGATCGAGCTGAGCTCGCAACTGAGAA GTACATTCCTCTCTCGCCCATTCTTGAAGGCTTTGTCATCTTGAAGGAGAATCCTGACTACAGAGATGATCAATAG